Genomic DNA from Candidatus Sulfurimonas marisnigri:
CTGTTTTAATCATAGGTGCTTCAACTGAAAACCCTTTCTTTTCACTAACTTCAGCCATTCGCTCTCGCTCTATGCTTTTTGAGTTGCATCACATCTCAAACGAAGCACTTTTTAAACTTTTAGATAAAGCTCTCCTAAATTCTAAGCTTACATGCACTGTGAGCGGTAGCGAGGAAGTACTCTTGGCGTGTAATGATGATGCTAAAGACTATTTGGTTGCTAGTAGTGGTGGAGATGCAAGAGCGATGTTAAAACTTTTAGAGTTTGCTTCAAATATAGATACAAATATAACACTTGATATTTTAAAATCTTTAAGACCAAATGCTCTCTCTGCCGGAAGCAGTGAAGCTGGTGTTCACTACGACCTAACAAGTGCTATGATTAAGTCTATAAGAGGCTCTGATGCTGATGCTGGTATATACTATCTTGCACGACTTATAGATGGTGGGGAGAGTGCTGAGTTTATCGCCAGACGACTAGTTATTTTAGCCAGTGAAGACATAGGAAATGCTAACCCTCAAGCCTTAACACTTACAACATCTGCCATGACCAGTGTCGGTAAAATCGGCTACCCTGAAGCTAGGATAATTTTAGCTCAAGCTGTCATTTATCTCTGTGCTTCTCCAAAATCAAACTCAGCATACGAAGCAATCAATAAAGCTTTAAACACTGTAAACAATGGGGTAATGCTAGAGATTCCAAAACATCTAAAACAGACTGGCGATGGGTATTTGTACCCTCATGATTTTGGAGGCTTTGTAAAACAGAGCTACATGTCAAAATGTTTGAAGTTTGTAGAGCTTAAAGATATAGGTTATGAGAAGAAAATGAAAGATTGGCTAATAAGCATTACTAATATTGAAAAATAAAAATCTTTAATTGGTGGGTACTATTTGTGTGAAGAGTGAAGTGTAACAAAAGTTACACTTTCAAACTTAGCTTATGAAGCTAATGCTGCTTTAGATGCTGTTGCAACTGCAGTAAATGCTGCTGCATCATTCATCGCCATATCAGCAAGAATTTTACGATCAAGCTCGATGCCAGATTTGTGAAGTCCATTTATAAACGTAGAATAGTTCATACCGTTAAGACGAGCAGCAGCGTTAATACGTACAATCCATAAACTACGGAAGTCACGTTTTTTCTGCTTACGATCACGGTGTGCATATACTAATGAACGTTCAATTTGTTCCTTAGCTTTACGGTAGTGTTTACGGCGTCCGCTGTAAAAACCTTTCGCTAATTTTAAAATCTTTTTGTGTCTTCTTCTACGAACAACACCTGTTTTTACTCTTGGCATTTCTTTCCTTTTTCTTTACCTACTCACTAGTTTGTGATGAAGGTGCCACTTATTTGGTGGTCTTGCCCAGATATAATCTGGAGATTTATGATCTAACTACTATTAGTTAATCATAGCCTTGATATTTGCCTCGTCTGCTTTAGCAACAACTTTTGGGCTGTTTTGCTCACGACGAGTACCTGCATCTTGTTTAGTAAGAATGTGACTTCTGTACGCTGTACCACGTTTTACAGAGCCATTTTTCTTAACTTTAAAACGCTTTACAGCGCCTTTAACAGATTTCATTTTTGGCATCGATAACTCCTTCATAAAATTCTCCGCACACAAAAGTGTACTTTGAGAGCGCAATTATACCCAAATATTCTTCATTTTTTGTTATACTAGTGCTATGAATTCAATAACACACATAGAAAATGCGCTAAAAGAGCTAGATAAAGAAGTTGAGTCTATACTGCTAGATTGGAGTATTCCACTTAATGAAAAAGACAATCTTATGCTTCCAAAACTTCAGGTAAAAAAAGTTTTAACTCAAACATTGGAAGATTTAACATACCTAAAAAGCAACCCGCCAAAACAAAATCAGCCATGCGGAATATCTAAACATAGAGAAGAGTGAAAAATTTATTTAGTTAATGATTTTTATTAAGAGAAAGTACCCTTCTCCAGATACCTGCGGCACATAACACTTTAAGGTGTGCTGCTGTATTCCTACCCTGACACAGTATCCTAAAACACCATTGCACAGGTCTAAAGAAGAGCGTTGAAATTGTAGCCAAAAAAGCTGAAATTACAAAGAGTTGCCATGAAATTATTACAAATCTGATACAATATTACATGTTATATATCATAATCGCATTAAAATCTGAGGCTCAAGCCTTTGTAGACAAATATAAACTCACCAAAACAAAACTTGAAAACTTCACTCTACATGTAGATGAAAATATGACTCTGATTATTAGTGGGATTGGGGTCTTAAATGCAAAAATTGCTACCACTAAAATTATTGAAAAATTCAAACCCAACGAAGATGATATTTTTTTAAATATTGGTATCTGTGGTGCAAATAAAAAGCACAAAATCGGTGAACTTTTGGAGATTGCTTCTGTAATATACAAAAATGAAAACTTTTTGATAAATGAAAATACTTCACATGTAATTAACTGTGAAGATAGTGAAGTTGATAAAGATAATTTTACTATTGTAGATATGGAGTCATTTGGTTTTTATGAGGCCACAAAAGAGATAAAAAACATCTACATGTACAAAGTTGTAAGTGATCACTTTGAGCCAAAGCAAGTTACAAAAGAGAAGGCTAAATTGCTTATATCTAGCGTGATAAATGAGATTATGAAAAAGGTATTGAGTTGAAAAAAGTTGTTGTAACTGGAGCTAGTAGCGGAATCGGGAAAGAGATTAGTTTAAGACTTTTAAACCTAGGGTACATGGTTATCGGCATTAGCAGAAGTGTTGACAATGCTGATTTTAACAGTGAAAATTTTACATCTCTTAAAGCTGATCTATCAAACTCTGCTTCAACAATCTCTACATGTAACAGTATTGCCCAAGACGATATCTACATGTTAATCAACTGCGCCGGATTTGGAAAATTTGAGCCACATGAAGAGTTAAGCACTAAAACTATTGCAGATATGGTTTATCTCAATCTTACAGCACCTATGCTGCTTACCAATGCATGTCTGAGAAATTTGAAAAAAAACAGTGGTTACCTTATAAATATAAGCAGTATTGAGGCTATAAAAGCTAGCAAATTTGCAGCAGTTTACTCTGCAACAAAAGCTGGATTAAAAGCTTTTAGCGACTCTCTTTTTGAAGAGACACGAAAAAGCGGACTAAGCGTTACAAATATAAATCCCGATATGACCCAAACAAATTTCTATGATGAGCTTAGATTTGAGACAAGCTCTAAAGATGATGAAAGGCTGTTGGCTTCGGATATAGCTGACGCTGTTGAGCATATAATCAGCATGAGGAAAGGTGCCGTTGTAAGCGAATATACCATAAGAAGTCTGAATTTTGGGATTTCTAAAAAGAAGCTATAGTTTAATATCTAACTTTTTTGAAGTGGGTATATCAGTTGAGCGTAAAAATTGTAAATTTTTTTTAATAAGTTTCATAGAAGCAGACGTCTCATCTTTTAATGTGTAGATCAACTCTGAAGCTTCCCGCAATAGGTATATAGCCTCTTCTATCTCTCTTTTTTCTTCAAGCTTTGGAAGCTCCTCCATCAACTCGTTTAATTTATCTATATTCTTTTCAATAATAGCTATTTTAAACCTAGTGAGCCACATTGTTCGTTTCTCTCCATGCATCCGAGAGACCTTTAAAAACATTACTTACTTCATCTATTTTTGATATGTCATTATCCATGTTAGCTTCCGCTAAAAGTTGAATTTCATAATTATAAAGTCCATTTAAATATTCAGACACCCCACCCTGATTAAGGTCTAGAATAGAGACGAGCTCTACAATAATAGATGTAGAACGATTTATCCAATAGACTCTTTTTTCGATATCCCCATCTTTTATGGCCTTTTTCGCCTGTGCGTTAAACCGAAGAACACCCTCATAAAGCATCTCTATGAGCTTAGCTGGAGACTCCACTTCTACATTATTCTGTGCATAAATATTATGAGCTGCGCTACCATACATATTAGATCCTTTTTTACCAACTTTACTAGTTTCTTTCATGATAATATATCGGCTAACTCAGCATTTTATTTAGCTCTTTTAAAACAACTTTACTAATTTGAAGCAGCTGACTGAGCTTCTGCCATTTGAGTAAACATTGATGAAGCCGAATTGAATCTACTAATCATTAAATCGTAGGCGATAAACTGTTTTTTAAGAATCGCATATTTATCATCAAGCTGTTCTGTGACAGAAATCTTTCTTTCCTCCAGCGTTGAAATAGATTCTGTAATAGAAGTTTTAAACTGGTCAAGAGTTGCATTATATTTTGTATACCCTTCTATGATAGTTGACATATCAACAAATGCACCATCAACCACCGTTGTAGTTAAATCTGCATTAGTGTAAGTACCCCCAGCAAAAAATGCTTCTACATTTGTTGAGTTATCATCTAGTGCTTTATTCAAAGTATCTTTATTCAAAGTCATAACTCCATCTTTATCGACATTGAACCCATAATCAAATAAAGAACCAACACCACCACCAACACCGCTAATCATATCTTCAATACTGCTTTTCATACCCTTAATAGTACTTTCTGAAGAAAATATACCCCTTTCCCCTGATTCTGTACTTGGCTTTGTCATATTGTTTAGTTCAGTAATTGCTGCATTGTAATGCTCTACAAAACTATCAAATTTCTCCATTATAGTATCACGATTTTGAGCCACACTTACAGAAGAGGTTCCAACTTCTTTGAGAGTAATATCTAAGCCAGTCACCAAATCACTTACATTATTGCTAGTACGAGTGATAGCTTGTCCATTAAATGTAAAGTTTGCATCAACGCCTGACTGTAATGCTGTTAATCCTATAGTTAAACGAGTGTCCTTTAGAGCTGCACTATTATCTGTCATTGTAATATTTTGTGTTGTTCCAGTATCAGCAGAACTAACAAACAAACGAAACTCACCGCTGTTTATCTGAACAACAGTAGCATCAACCTTTTCTCCAGCGACACTGTTAATAGCATTTTTAAAATCATTTAAAGTTGTTGTTGCGTCATAATCAATTGTAAAGTCTACCCCATCAATATTTAAGTTCATGCTACCAGCCGCATTGGCGATCGTCTCTGTGCTAGCCGTAAAGGCACCAGATTCTTCTATCTGCTTTGTAGCTAAGTTACCAACTGTTAATGTGAAGTCTTGAATATCACTGTTAGCTGCTGCGACAACTTCTACCGCGGTACCTGTTACATCAGAAGATCGCTCACCAAAAAGTGCATGACTTTTTAGTTCATTAATCGCATCTGTAAGGTTAGTCATATTAGCATCAATAATTTCTAGTGCATCTTTTTTGTCACCCTCGTTTGCTAGATTTAAATCTATAGGCGTAATCCGACTTGATTCATCAGCAGCCCTCAATTGATCCATAACGTCTTGTGTTAATATACCTGAGCCAACGCCCACTGAACTAATAGACATAATATATCCTTTCCATCATAATATTGTAATACAGTTTATAGATGTAGTATCGGCAAAATGTATTTTTTTTTTAGCTATAATAACATAAGTTTATATATTAAAAAAGGGTTTAAAAGTTGAGTTTACAAAACATACCTAAAGTGTCTAGTATTATGCAAAGTCAAATATTAAACGTAATAAAATCAGAGGAAATCCACTCTTTACAAGACAACATTTTAAGTAAGTTTATTGAAGGAACTCTTTTCATAATAAATGAAGACTTATCGCTGCATGGAATTATTACCGATGGTGATGTAAGAAAATGTTTTTCTAATAACTTATGCCATAATATAGAAGACAATATATCTTTAAATCCAAAAAAAATATTATCCTCACAAAGCGCATCCGATGCACTACTTGTTTTAAGAGAAAACCAAATAAATATCTTAGCCGTTGTTGATGAAAATAATAAACTAATTGGCTACATAACGCTACATATGCTTTTGGATAGTTTCTCACCAGAGAGATTATATATAAGCGATGATGAATCTACAAATGACTCAAATGAGCAAAGACATTTGGCTAGATATAAATTTGCTACAAACTTTTTAGCTCAAAGTTCAGAGACTCTTGACTGTGCATGCGGTTCTGGATATGGCAGTAAAATGTTGTCATTATATTCAAATAGTGTATTGGGAGTTGACCTTTCAAATGATGCTATAACTTTTGCTAAACAAAATAACTTTTCAAGCAATATCAACTTTAAACAAAGCGACCTTTCAATGCTAGACTTTGATGCTTCTTCATTTGACAGCATCGTATCAATAGAGACATTAGAACATATTCCGCACGATACATTTTTGAACTTTTTAACAAATATATCTACTTGGATTAAAAGTGGCGGGGTATTTATTGGTTCATCTCCTATGCTCAGATATAAAGACAATAAGCCATACGTCACAAATCCATACCACATAAACGAAATGCCAAAACAAGAGTTTATTAATGCAATAAAAACAAGACTAATAAACTTTGAAATACACTTTTACTATCAAGATCAAGACAGGTTTTTACCACTTTGTGATGAGCATACTGGTTTTTGTATAGTAGTAGCAAGGAAACGTTAAATGGACTATAAACAGACCTTACAAAATAGTATAAATAGAATTGAAGAACTAGTTAGTAAAGATATTCATTTAAGTAATGAAGGATTTCCTTTGCCAAGCTGGATAGAGCTAAGTCCAATAGATGTCTGTAATAGAGCCTGTGTATTTTGCCCAAAAAGTGATGATAGCATAGCGCCTAATCAAAACCAAAAAATGCTTCCAAAACTTTATGAAAAAATTGCAACAGAATTAAAAAATATAAACTTTTCAGGGACTATAATGCTAGCAGGCTATGGTGAGCCGCTATTAAATAAAGATATTATAAACATGTGCAAAACTTTTAGTACATTTTGTAATGTGGAAATAACTACAAACGGCGACCCATTAAATTTACAATATATTCAAGACTTATATAACGCTGGTCTTAATAAAATCATAGTAAGCATGTACGATGGTGAACACCAAATAGAAGAGTTTAAAAAACTATTTTTGGATGCCGATATATCAGAAGATAAATACATACTTCGGGATAGATGGTATACACAAGATGATAATTATGGAGTTAAACTTACAAATAGAGCTGGTGTATTAATAAATGAAAATAAAATAGATACGCATAAGCAGTGCTTTTACCCGTCATACTCTATGATGGTAGATTGGAATGGCGATGTCTTCTTGTGCACCCAAGATTGGAATAGACGTATAAAAACAGGAAACTTAATGATAAGTACAGTTATTGAAGTTTGGACATCACAAATACTTAAAAAATACAGAACACACCTTTCGAATGCTTCAAGGGACCTACCGCCGTGTAATAGATGTGATGCTAATGGAACACTGCATGGAGAAGAGCATGCAAAATTATGGACTCAATATTATGAAAAATAAATCTTTAGTTTTAAATGAAGGTTATGCTCCAGATGACAATAAATTATATATCAAAGAGTCTTATGATTGCTATATTAAAGATGTAAAAAATAATATTTATATTGATACAGCTATGGGTGGTGGAAGCTTTGTGCTTGGACACGCTCAAAAATTCATCCAAAATGAAATAATTAAGCAGCTTAAAAAAGGCTCATTATATACACTGCCTAATGAAAAAACGCATGAACTCGCATCATTACTAAATCAAGCAATTCCAAACTTTAATAGATTCGTATTTTGTTCAACTGGATCAGAAGCCACAATGCGTGCCATAAGAATTGCTAGAGCATATACAAACAAGAAGAAGATTGCAATTTTTAGTGGTAGCTGGCACGGAAGTCATGATTTACTTATGGTTGACGACACGTACGTAGGTAATGAGCAAGTTCCAAAAAAGATTTTGAAGTCAAACGGAATGCTTCATGATATACTTAAAAACATCATTCTTCTTCCGTACAATCAAGAAAAAGCATTTGAAATCATCACAAAGAATAAAAATGACTTAGCTATGGTACTTATTGAGCCTGCACAGGGCTCAAATCCAAGAGATGATATTAAGGGCTTTTTGCAAAACTTACGAAAAACTACACAAGAGCACGATATTCTCTTAGGATTCGATGAAATAATAACAGGGTTTAGAGTTGCTCTTGGTGGAGCACAAGAATATTATGGGATAAAAGCTGATATAGCCACTTATGGCAAAGCAGTTGGAGGTGGTCTTCCATTAGCTGTAGTAGCAGGCACACAAAAAGTTATGCAAACCATAAAAGTAGGCACTAAAGAAAATCCACAGTCTATTTTTATGGGTGGAACTTTCTCTGCAAATCCTCTAAGTATCACAGCATCTTATACTATGCTAAAGCATCTCATAAAAAATAAAAATAAAATCTATCCTAAACTCGAAAAAAAATCTAAGTACTTTAGAGATTCTATCAATAAAATATGTCAGATAAATGAAGTATCCGCACATATGATAGGTATAAATTCAATGTTAAGATTTATCTTCACATCATTCCCAGTAACATCAAGACACTCCAGAGATCAACATGAAAAGAGCATAGAGATACAAAGCCTTTTTTATAAAAACATGCTAGAAAATCACAAAATTCATATAGCTTCCAATAGAATCAATTTTTTATCAATAAAACATAAGAAAAAAGATATAGATAAAATTATAAAAGCTTATGAAATTGAAATCAAAAGATTTAAAGAAATGGGATATCTATAAACATGTCAAAAGAATTTATTTTTAAAAAAGATGGTGATACAATTGAGTTTGTCGGTGATTTTAATGGTTTATATAAAAGTGAACAAAATCCTTGGGAGCAATCGAATGATGAAGACTCTATATTGTCTAAATACTATAAATCTTCAAGACAAACTTTATATGAGAGCATTAAAGATATAAAAAATATAAAAAATGGATGCGAGGTTGGATGTGGTCTTGGTTATGTTACGACAAGCCTAAATGAAATAGTTAAGTTTGATGGTATTGATATCAGTGATGTAGCCGTCAGCAAAGCATCAAAAAAATTCAAAAACATAGAATTCTTTGCAAATGACATTGGATCTAATATCTTTATTCATCCAAAGACTTATGATGTAGTAGTATTAAACCAAATACTGTGGTATATATTAAAAGACATGGATAATGTTGTAAAAAATATTGATACTATTTTAAATAAAAATGGATTTTTAATTATTTCTACACTATTTTTAAAAAATCAAAAATACGGCAATGAGATTATTGGCAGCTTTGATGATTTATTAAGATATTGGATTGAGACTGATAAATACAGAACAATAAAAGCAAATATAGACTATGGTGATGATAAAGAAGAGTATCAAGACAGCATACTAATTCTTCAAAGAAAAGATTAAATGCACTCCAGCTTAGAACAATGTGCAACAATTACATTTCAGCAAAACATAGATTATTTTAAAACTAAACACCCTCAAGTATTCGAAAAGTTATCTGCCCTAGAATCTGCTACAGATATTGGGTACTACCAAAATAAGTATGAGCTAGTTATTGAAAATGATAACTTTGATGTACTAGAGCTTTCATCAAGCATATATTTGTATAATAGAGAAATAAAAAAACACGCTGAGCTAGCTGCCAAAAGTGTTAATTATAAAAAAGACGAAAATTCTTTTGAGAGTTTTTCAAGAGAGAATTTTTCTATTGATGAACTAAATATATTTCAAAAGAAAAATAAATTTGAACATCACTTTAGCGCTTATGCCCCGATTATAAATTATACACAACAAAACACTAAAGAATATTCAGAACTCGAACGTATAGACAAGTTTATATTTTTTGGTGTAGGACTTGGTCTTCATATGTCAAGCACCGATGAAAAGATAAATGCAAAAGTATATTTTATTGTTGAAGATGATTTGGAACTATTTAAATTATCATTGTTTACAGTTAATTACTCTGATTTAGCACAAAGTGCCAAACTTATATTTTCTATTTTTGAAGACAATTCTGAATATTCTAATTCCTCGCAAAAATTTTTAGAAACAGACTATCAACTTGGTCACTATATTAAATATTTTCATCTTTTAAGTCATAATGAAGACAAAATATCACTATTTCATAAAGAGGTTTCTTCTCAACCTCACCTTGGCTTTTTCTATAACTCTTTACTTATACAATATTTAAAACCTTTGGAATATATATCTTCATCATCTAAATTTATAACTAAAAAGCTATCTTTGAATGACGACACTTTAAATAAAGAAAACTTTTTACTATTGGCTGCTGGTCCATCATTGCAAAAGAATATATCTTGGCTTAAGAAGTATCATACCTCCTTTATAGTTGTAGCTGTTACAGCAACACTGCCTTTTCTTGAAAAGAATAATATATCTCCAGATATAATTATAAATCTAGATGCATTTGATGGAATGAACAAGCAATTTGATCAAATAAAATCAACATCCTTTTTTAAAGATGCCATCTGTATATTTTCGGCTAGAACTCAAGAGAATATCAGTAAACATTTTAAAGATGAGCAAAAATTCTTTTTTGAGAGTGGAACAAAATATAAAACTTCGACATTAAAAC
This window encodes:
- a CDS encoding 6-hydroxymethylpterin diphosphokinase MptE-like protein — protein: MHSSLEQCATITFQQNIDYFKTKHPQVFEKLSALESATDIGYYQNKYELVIENDNFDVLELSSSIYLYNREIKKHAELAAKSVNYKKDENSFESFSRENFSIDELNIFQKKNKFEHHFSAYAPIINYTQQNTKEYSELERIDKFIFFGVGLGLHMSSTDEKINAKVYFIVEDDLELFKLSLFTVNYSDLAQSAKLIFSIFEDNSEYSNSSQKFLETDYQLGHYIKYFHLLSHNEDKISLFHKEVSSQPHLGFFYNSLLIQYLKPLEYISSSSKFITKKLSLNDDTLNKENFLLLAAGPSLQKNISWLKKYHTSFIVVAVTATLPFLEKNNISPDIIINLDAFDGMNKQFDQIKSTSFFKDAICIFSARTQENISKHFKDEQKFFFESGTKYKTSTLKPIAPCVGSLTYQLLLLLQAKNIYILGLDLAIDKKTGRTHLDLHTDAKTLNLSTTDSFTLNYHDNLIQLDGNFEEKVLSTFYFNDSRIIINHATKNFKSNNSNIYNLSDGVKFDEIPAKETASLDLDKKNQNAREHILNLCTSTSSKLLSKDESKTLKKKLQHAQELKKILSHYKTIDDIEKYNEILNIKDLKSNEFELNKVIKTYMRYILSYIFDFFNNQDLNKRQEHINILHDIFISNLSDIIDIYINKLREKLNEKYRR
- the rpmI gene encoding 50S ribosomal protein L35, producing the protein MPKMKSVKGAVKRFKVKKNGSVKRGTAYRSHILTKQDAGTRREQNSPKVVAKADEANIKAMIN
- a CDS encoding radical SAM/SPASM domain-containing protein; protein product: MDYKQTLQNSINRIEELVSKDIHLSNEGFPLPSWIELSPIDVCNRACVFCPKSDDSIAPNQNQKMLPKLYEKIATELKNINFSGTIMLAGYGEPLLNKDIINMCKTFSTFCNVEITTNGDPLNLQYIQDLYNAGLNKIIVSMYDGEHQIEEFKKLFLDADISEDKYILRDRWYTQDDNYGVKLTNRAGVLINENKIDTHKQCFYPSYSMMVDWNGDVFLCTQDWNRRIKTGNLMISTVIEVWTSQILKKYRTHLSNASRDLPPCNRCDANGTLHGEEHAKLWTQYYEK
- the fliS gene encoding flagellar export chaperone FliS; protein product: MYGSAAHNIYAQNNVEVESPAKLIEMLYEGVLRFNAQAKKAIKDGDIEKRVYWINRSTSIIVELVSILDLNQGGVSEYLNGLYNYEIQLLAEANMDNDISKIDEVSNVFKGLSDAWRETNNVAH
- a CDS encoding replication-associated recombination protein A: MSDFTHLLRPNNFDDLVGQEHLSSPTSPLRVLCEKGVLGHSFFFGPAGCGKTSIARVIAKKMDMPFYEFNATSLKVEQLRKIFEQYKNALQKPLIFIDEVHRLAKNQQEVLLPVMENNSVLIIGASTENPFFSLTSAIRSRSMLFELHHISNEALFKLLDKALLNSKLTCTVSGSEEVLLACNDDAKDYLVASSGGDARAMLKLLEFASNIDTNITLDILKSLRPNALSAGSSEAGVHYDLTSAMIKSIRGSDADAGIYYLARLIDGGESAEFIARRLVILASEDIGNANPQALTLTTSAMTSVGKIGYPEARIILAQAVIYLCASPKSNSAYEAINKALNTVNNGVMLEIPKHLKQTGDGYLYPHDFGGFVKQSYMSKCLKFVELKDIGYEKKMKDWLISITNIEK
- a CDS encoding methyltransferase domain-containing protein — protein: MQSQILNVIKSEEIHSLQDNILSKFIEGTLFIINEDLSLHGIITDGDVRKCFSNNLCHNIEDNISLNPKKILSSQSASDALLVLRENQINILAVVDENNKLIGYITLHMLLDSFSPERLYISDDESTNDSNEQRHLARYKFATNFLAQSSETLDCACGSGYGSKMLSLYSNSVLGVDLSNDAITFAKQNNFSSNINFKQSDLSMLDFDASSFDSIVSIETLEHIPHDTFLNFLTNISTWIKSGGVFIGSSPMLRYKDNKPYVTNPYHINEMPKQEFINAIKTRLINFEIHFYYQDQDRFLPLCDEHTGFCIVVARKR
- the fliD gene encoding flagellar filament capping protein FliD, with the translated sequence MSISSVGVGSGILTQDVMDQLRAADESSRITPIDLNLANEGDKKDALEIIDANMTNLTDAINELKSHALFGERSSDVTGTAVEVVAAANSDIQDFTLTVGNLATKQIEESGAFTASTETIANAAGSMNLNIDGVDFTIDYDATTTLNDFKNAINSVAGEKVDATVVQINSGEFRLFVSSADTGTTQNITMTDNSAALKDTRLTIGLTALQSGVDANFTFNGQAITRTSNNVSDLVTGLDITLKEVGTSSVSVAQNRDTIMEKFDSFVEHYNAAITELNNMTKPSTESGERGIFSSESTIKGMKSSIEDMISGVGGGVGSLFDYGFNVDKDGVMTLNKDTLNKALDDNSTNVEAFFAGGTYTNADLTTTVVDGAFVDMSTIIEGYTKYNATLDQFKTSITESISTLEERKISVTEQLDDKYAILKKQFIAYDLMISRFNSASSMFTQMAEAQSAASN
- the rplT gene encoding 50S ribosomal protein L20, producing the protein MPRVKTGVVRRRRHKKILKLAKGFYSGRRKHYRKAKEQIERSLVYAHRDRKQKKRDFRSLWIVRINAAARLNGMNYSTFINGLHKSGIELDRKILADMAMNDAAAFTAVATASKAALAS
- a CDS encoding SDR family NAD(P)-dependent oxidoreductase translates to MKKVVVTGASSGIGKEISLRLLNLGYMVIGISRSVDNADFNSENFTSLKADLSNSASTISTCNSIAQDDIYMLINCAGFGKFEPHEELSTKTIADMVYLNLTAPMLLTNACLRNLKKNSGYLINISSIEAIKASKFAAVYSATKAGLKAFSDSLFEETRKSGLSVTNINPDMTQTNFYDELRFETSSKDDERLLASDIADAVEHIISMRKGAVVSEYTIRSLNFGISKKKL
- a CDS encoding class I SAM-dependent methyltransferase, whose protein sequence is MSKEFIFKKDGDTIEFVGDFNGLYKSEQNPWEQSNDEDSILSKYYKSSRQTLYESIKDIKNIKNGCEVGCGLGYVTTSLNEIVKFDGIDISDVAVSKASKKFKNIEFFANDIGSNIFIHPKTYDVVVLNQILWYILKDMDNVVKNIDTILNKNGFLIISTLFLKNQKYGNEIIGSFDDLLRYWIETDKYRTIKANIDYGDDKEEYQDSILILQRKD
- a CDS encoding aspartate aminotransferase family protein, whose translation is MQNYGLNIMKNKSLVLNEGYAPDDNKLYIKESYDCYIKDVKNNIYIDTAMGGGSFVLGHAQKFIQNEIIKQLKKGSLYTLPNEKTHELASLLNQAIPNFNRFVFCSTGSEATMRAIRIARAYTNKKKIAIFSGSWHGSHDLLMVDDTYVGNEQVPKKILKSNGMLHDILKNIILLPYNQEKAFEIITKNKNDLAMVLIEPAQGSNPRDDIKGFLQNLRKTTQEHDILLGFDEIITGFRVALGGAQEYYGIKADIATYGKAVGGGLPLAVVAGTQKVMQTIKVGTKENPQSIFMGGTFSANPLSITASYTMLKHLIKNKNKIYPKLEKKSKYFRDSINKICQINEVSAHMIGINSMLRFIFTSFPVTSRHSRDQHEKSIEIQSLFYKNMLENHKIHIASNRINFLSIKHKKKDIDKIIKAYEIEIKRFKEMGYL